Genomic segment of Deltaproteobacteria bacterium:
AACAATAACTACAATTGACTTAAGTATTTGAAAGGCGCTTAATCGCCGCTTGGCAGCTTGCCGCAGCACTTTATACAGAAATTAGTCGGAAAAATCAAGACTCGCAAACGCGAGCTTCTTTAAACCAATTGTCCCTGGGAAATTTCTTGGCAGTAGGTTTTTAGCTCGCCCAGCGTTGGCTCCATGCGTTGTTCTAGAGTTTCGCCTATAGCCCACCAGGATTGGTAGAGTTGTTGTTGTAGGAGCTGATCGCAGGTGCTGGTGATGTCTTTTATTTTTTCGCTATAGCCGTTTTTTACACTAGCTTGCCTTGCTTCTGGTAACATTAGAATAACGGTGTTGTACCAGGACAAAAAGGCTTCTAGATCGGTTACAGCTTTGCTAATGCTGCCATTTCCATCGATTACTCTGCCATTCTGAAAATTTTCTCGTGCGATTCGAAACTCTTCGGTTATTTTGTCAACGTATTCAATTGATATGCTCAAGCGGTGCTTTAGGTATTCTTCCTTGCTAGCGGTGCTAACCTGCATGATGCTGTCACCTTGGACGCTAAGGGGAACGCGCCAATCTATTTCGCTAAGGGGTTTATTGCTAATAGCGAGGTCGACAATTATGGAGTCCGGGTCGATATTAGCTTTAATAAACTCCACCAGATCGGGCATGGTGGTTATTCTGCTATAGTCAGCGGCAAGAGCCTGACCATTAACTTGAACGCTAATCATGGCGTTTTTACACTCCCCGTTAAAATATCCTTAAAATATTTTACGGCAGCTTACTTATTGCTGCTGCAAATAATGCGAGAACAATTTGTCAAACTTCTCAGTCCTTAAATAAAGACTTTCATAAAGCCCTCTAAGTTGTGATGCTAAAACTAGCGGATCGTCTCCACGCAAGTTTTGGTTCTCCATGATAAACATCCTCACGAGCGCCCCAGCTATGGGGTATGTTAGCCCTAACTCCTCAATTTCTCTATTGTTTTCGTTTATCTCCCCATTAACTGCGCCTAGTTTTGAAGGGGGACTATTAATGTCGATAATTAGTTTGTTTAGCTCCTCTATCAATTCTCTACCGCGTGCGGCGTGTGCTTGAATCGCTTCTAAGCCATGGCGAACTTCGCTGTGAAGCGGCTTAGCAGCTAGCGATTTAGAGGGGCTTTCTATGCTGGGAACTTTTGCTGCAATTTGGCAGAACTGCTCCTTCCACAAAGCGCGATAGGCATTGCGAGCGGCGTCGAAAAAGCGCATTGTGCTGCCGCTCCTCATCGCCGCGATATTTTTGTTTAGTGGAATGAATTCTAAAAAGTCGTCCGCATCAAATGCGGTGCGATAGACCATGACTTCTGAGGGGTTTGCGAGATTAATGGGTATGTGTATGTTTTTCTCCTCGCCCATCGGAGTATTGAGGCGAAGTTTTGTTACTTCAAAAACTAGTTCGGGAGAGATTTGGTCATGACAATCGGGCCGAGAGCAAGGAAAATTTGGATTACAGGGGCAACAAGACAATTGTGGCTGAATGACAAAATTGCCCTCACTATAAGGGCCAGTTTCAAAGGCCAGAGCGGAGGCGAGAAAGAGTGCTACTACGGGAGTGCCAACGGCAACTGCTAGATGCATTGGGCCGGTATCGCCAGTGATTAATACATCGGCTTTTTTTAGCAAGGCGCTAAGTTGATCCAAGTTAGTGCGACCTACTGCACTTACCACCTGCTGATGCGAGTATCCTTTTAATATTTGGTTTACTATGGGGAGTTCTTGAATTGTTCCCGTCATTATTACTCGAGCGTTTAGATTTTCCACTAAGAGTTTTAGCAAAGCAGAAAATTTGCGCGGCTCCCATTGGCGCTTCTCCTGACTGGCCCCCGCTTGCAGACAAATAAGAGGGCCACCGTGCGCAATGCCGTTTTCAGTTA
This window contains:
- a CDS encoding glycosyltransferase family 9 protein; amino-acid sequence: MSTNCAKANNILLVAITRLGDLLQASPTIIGLKQENPNAKITVAVDKQFAAICNGIPGVDDTYVMDMSMICRCLEREGEGIVSAYAYITEVLEELRSRNFDYCLNMSSSGYTALMLKMLGIKESRGWIADDEGYRLISNPWSMLFAAFVYHSNRDYNSLNLVDILRCSAGVTAHPDRLMYDIPEEASASAVTFLTENGIAHGGPLICLQAGASQEKRQWEPRKFSALLKLLVENLNARVIMTGTIQELPIVNQILKGYSHQQVVSAVGRTNLDQLSALLKKADVLITGDTGPMHLAVAVGTPVVALFLASALAFETGPYSEGNFVIQPQLSCCPCNPNFPCSRPDCHDQISPELVFEVTKLRLNTPMGEEKNIHIPINLANPSEVMVYRTAFDADDFLEFIPLNKNIAAMRSGSTMRFFDAARNAYRALWKEQFCQIAAKVPSIESPSKSLAAKPLHSEVRHGLEAIQAHAARGRELIEELNKLIIDINSPPSKLGAVNGEINENNREIEELGLTYPIAGALVRMFIMENQNLRGDDPLVLASQLRGLYESLYLRTEKFDKLFSHYLQQQ